The genomic window TGACATTGATGTCCTTCATCAGCTTCTTGAAGCATTCTTGCAGTTGCGCCGGGGTCTTTCCAGGGAGACGAGCAGCGATCAGCTCCCAGCGGTCGTGTTTAGTATAATGAAAACAATTGGCAATAACTGACTCAAAGGCTTTGTTCTCCTCCCAAGTCCAGATCTGAGGTTGCATAGGTTGGAGCTGAAGCTGAGACTCAGGTGGTTGATAACCACACACGTCAGCAAGAAACTGCTGAAACTGCTGAGGATGAGGGTGGGACTGAGGCTGAGGCTGAGACCAAGGTGGTTGATAACCACACATGTCAGTGAGAAACTGCTGAGGCCGAGGCTGAGGCTGAGGCTGAGACTGAGGCTGAGACTCAGGTGGTTGATAACCACACACGTCAGCAAGAAACTGCTGAAACTGCTGAGGATGAGGGTGGGACTGAGCCTGAGGCTGAGCTTCCGGCAAACACTCAGCAACAACCATATCAAACTGAGGGTGAGACTGATGTGGTTGATAACCACAAGTGTCAACGAAAAACTGAGCTACTGTAATCTCCCTTACATCCGGCTGCGTCTTGGGCTGGGACTTGGGCTGAGAGTGAGGCGGAGGCTGTAGC from Arachis ipaensis cultivar K30076 chromosome B09, Araip1.1, whole genome shotgun sequence includes these protein-coding regions:
- the LOC110266190 gene encoding uncharacterized protein LOC110266190, which produces MSEEELGTFSTMDPWDMIDLLDTIDPFDMIDLYADMSNNQSPQPQPDRRNMVEQCAIDVGGNQPPQLQPPPHSQPKSQPKTQPDVREITVAQFFVDTCGYQPHQSHPQFDMVVAECLPEAQPQAQSHPHPQQFQQFLADVCGYQPPESQPQSQPQPQPRPQQFLTDMCGYQPPWSQPQPQSHPHPQQFQQFLADVCGYQPPESQLQLQPMQPQIWTWEENKAFESVIANCFHYTKHDRWELIAARLPGKTPAQLQECFKKLMKDINVIHNGYTANTPLNAASENMTMTMAAPATTLEHNPVSIPIINATTTPPPPPYNTDHQHHRAEVVVAAAEKAAPMEAATREQNQSANPNNTKKFSRWTEDEHRYSLLLYCFFFSLIYLFICLFII